A genomic region of Bernardetia sp. ABR2-2B contains the following coding sequences:
- a CDS encoding DNA-directed RNA polymerase subunit alpha yields the protein MAVLAFQMPDKVVMEKADDFHGIFEFKPLEPGYGVTVGNALRRVLLSSLEGYAIIGIKMGSVLHEFSTVEGVVEDVSEIILNLKMLRLKKLVEDESSQKITIQLSGKSELTGKDITDATNEFEVLNPELVICHMDESVELELELFLDKGRGYVPAEENRQAENSSSYIPIDAIYTPIKNVTYSIENTRVEQKTDYEKLVMDIQTDGSIHPEDALKGAAHLLMRHLALISDQNITLDYLETQQEEEVDEEFVRMRKQLKTALSEMDLSVRAYNCLKAANIRTLGDLVSLEISDMMKFRNFGKKSLTELEQLVSDLGLTFGLDISKYKLDED from the coding sequence ATGGCAGTATTAGCGTTTCAAATGCCCGACAAAGTGGTAATGGAGAAAGCCGATGATTTTCACGGTATCTTCGAATTCAAACCATTAGAACCCGGTTATGGTGTAACTGTTGGTAACGCACTTCGTCGTGTATTGCTTTCTTCATTAGAAGGATATGCAATCATCGGTATCAAAATGGGTTCAGTTTTACATGAGTTTTCTACCGTCGAAGGCGTTGTAGAAGATGTAAGCGAAATCATTTTGAATTTAAAGATGTTGCGTCTTAAAAAATTAGTAGAAGATGAGTCTAGTCAGAAGATTACAATTCAACTTTCTGGAAAATCCGAACTAACAGGAAAAGATATCACAGATGCTACCAATGAATTTGAGGTGTTGAATCCAGAATTGGTAATCTGTCACATGGACGAATCAGTAGAACTCGAACTTGAACTTTTCTTAGATAAAGGACGTGGATACGTTCCTGCTGAGGAAAATCGTCAAGCAGAAAATTCTTCAAGCTATATTCCAATAGATGCTATCTATACACCAATTAAAAATGTAACATATAGCATCGAAAATACTCGTGTTGAGCAAAAAACGGATTATGAAAAATTAGTTATGGATATCCAAACTGATGGTTCTATTCATCCAGAAGATGCTCTTAAAGGTGCAGCTCATTTACTTATGCGTCATTTGGCTCTAATTTCTGACCAAAATATAACGCTTGACTATTTAGAGACACAACAAGAGGAAGAAGTAGATGAAGAATTTGTAAGAATGCGTAAGCAACTCAAAACAGCTCTTTCAGAAATGGACTTATCTGTTCGTGCTTACAACTGCTTAAAAGCAGCAAATATTCGTACACTTGGCGACCTTGTAAGTTTGGAAATCTCTGATATGATGAAATTCCGTAACTTTGGTAAGAAATCACTTACTGAATTGGAACAACTTGTATCTGATTTAGGACTTACTTTTGGATTAGACATTAGCAAATACAAACTAGACGAAGATTAA
- the rplQ gene encoding 50S ribosomal protein L17 gives MRHGKKFNHLGRTSSHRKAMLSNMAASLIMHKRIQTTTAKAKALRKYVEPLITRAKGGTQNDQRVVFSYLQDKEATKELFNEVARKVGERPGGYTRIIKLSLPRLGDNSDVCFIELVDYNELMLQESSSTGRTRRGRRKKKKSSSNDATQTAASTEATAEQTEEKKADDASSSEEE, from the coding sequence ATGAGACACGGAAAAAAATTCAATCATTTAGGGCGTACATCATCTCACCGTAAGGCGATGCTCTCTAACATGGCAGCCTCTCTCATAATGCACAAACGTATTCAGACAACAACTGCGAAAGCGAAAGCATTACGCAAATATGTTGAGCCTTTGATTACTCGTGCAAAGGGTGGAACTCAAAACGACCAACGTGTTGTTTTTTCTTACCTTCAAGACAAAGAGGCTACCAAAGAGCTTTTCAATGAAGTAGCTCGTAAAGTGGGTGAGCGTCCGGGAGGATACACACGCATTATCAAACTTAGTTTGCCTCGTTTGGGCGATAATTCTGATGTTTGCTTTATCGAACTTGTAGATTATAATGAACTTATGCTACAAGAATCAAGCAGCACAGGACGTACTCGTCGTGGTCGTCGTAAGAAGAAAAAATCTTCTTCTAATGATGCTACACAAACAGCAGCTTCTACAGAAGCAACTGCAGAGCAAACAGAAGAAAAGAAAGCTGATGATGCTTCTTCTAGCGAAGAAGAGTAA